The DNA window GAACGCCCCAGGACAATCGGGCGATCCCACCAGCCCTCACTATCGCGACCTGTTCGAACTCTGGAAAGACGGACGCTATTTCCCCGTCTTCTTCTCTCGCGCTAAGATCGAAACGGTCACCATTCGACGCGAGCGGTTGCAGCCGCTTCAGCCAAGCGAGAATGCATCAAGATGACGCTCGCCCCTTGGACCATTCACCAAGCCACGCGTCGCTCTGCAAAGGCGTTGTCCCAACATCCCGGCAAGCGGCCTCCTAACATGCCCGACCCGCAACTGCACTTTTGCTCTATGCGCGCTCCTATGGTGAGGATCAGGAGCACTCTTTGCACGAGCGGACATTTCCCTCAACATTGGCAACATTGGTCGTGCTATAATCGCGGCTAACGAAAGAGCGGCGAGGAAAGGAATCATGGCGTGGAGCTTGATCGTCCTCGGGATATGCGCGTTCATCGGGTGGACGGCTCGCTGTCTTCAGGCGCAGCAACTTCCCGTGCGGTGTTACGACACGAGCGAGGGGTTGACTCACGGCTCTGTGCGGGTCATTTATCAGGACAGCAAAGGATACGTCTGGATTGGCACCTGGGATGGCCTCAACCGCTTCGATGGGATGCGCTTCATCAGTTACCATGAGGCCGATGGGTTGGGGCATCGCGTCATCAATGACATCGTCGAAGACCGGCAAGGGCGGCTCTGGGTGGCGACCAATGGCGGCGGCGTGGCGCGTTTGGACGAAGAGGAGGCCATGGCCGGGAATCCTAAGCGCGAGCGCGCGCCTCAAGCCGTCACGCCGACATCGGCCGCTCGCTCTCAACGCTCTTTCCTCTCCGCTGGAGGAAGGAAGAAGTTCGTGAGTTATCGGCTCCCGGGGCCGGCCGACGCCAACAACGTCAATCGAGTTCTCTTCGATGACCAGGGGAGGCTCTGGTGCGCCACCGATGCGGGCTTATATCGCGGGCTCATCAGCCCAACGGGCGACGTT is part of the Blastocatellia bacterium genome and encodes:
- a CDS encoding penicillin acylase family protein, translated to NAPGQSGDPTSPHYRDLFELWKDGRYFPVFFSRAKIETVTIRRERLQPLQPSENASR